The Aneurinibacillus uraniidurans genome segment ATATAGGCTCTCAGCTCTTTAAACGAGCGCAAAATTAAGAACAAATAGGAAGAATTAATAAACAGAATGTAAGAAAGAATAAACCACTCAAACGCCATAAATAAGCTATGCAAAATACTCAAGCTGCGGCTTCTCCCTTCTGTCCATCTTCTCGAGGATGGTCCCCGCCATCTCCCTTGCAAATCGGTCTGGATGACGCTCGCTGATCACTTTTACTCTCCGTATCCCTTCTGCTCCAAAACTTAGGAGAGTTTCTAATGCTCGTAGGCGTACCCACCAGTCCTTATCTGCCGCCAGGGCTTCCAATAGTTCATAATTTATACAGCTTCCATTGGAGCGAACAATCTGTAAAGCGGCTAGCTTTTCTGGTACTGAACCTTCTTGTAAAAACCATATTACCTGTTTGTGATGGATCGTTATACCGATTTGTGCAGCGGCTTTTAAGGCTTTCACACGTAGAAATTCATACTGTGATTCGAAAAATGATTCAATATCAGGTAAATACCGATCATATTTTTGATAACCGATAATATCGATAAACATCCCTTGTAAATCAGGATATAGAGACGGAACCTGCTCTTTTATCGCAACAAGATCCTGTTCACTAGCATGCTTCAGCATATCAAACAGCCGAATCGCAAAAAAATAAGGATATTCCTTATGATAGCGGATTAAAAATTGAAAGACTATGTCAAACTCCCCAAGCAGGGCAAGAGCCTGTATCGCTGTGGTCCACACGTCAAAAGAAGAATGGTGGAGATTTGATTTTATATGCGATGCTGCATGCTTCATTCGAAACTTTCCTGCCCGACGCATAGCTCTGCAAGCAATCATCGGCTTTTTAGACTGAATGGACAACAAAATGTTCTGTTCAATCCCGGCATTTTTTAGTAGTACATGCAGACGTACATATTCTTCCTCTTGTAATGTATCTGCAATTTCATACAGAACATCTTCTACTATCTCATTTTTCCATTTCATATCAGGTGAAAAAAGCCGATAAATATTTTTCTCTCTACCTTTTAGATATTGAATCACCAAAGGAAAAATCTTTCGTTTCCACTCTTCTTTTTTTCGTTCTTTACGAATCGTCATCGCTTTTTGAAAAAACAAATACCCAAAAATGACGATAATAAGCAAAAAAAGTGAAACAAAACTAAGCCAAAGCAATCGAATCAAAAAATCAGACGGTACCCATGTCAGCATGTAGTTGTCCTTTCTTTTGGCGTACCTCAATATGACGTCTCAGACGGGCCTCTACTTCTTTTACAAAGTATGGTTTACGAATGTATTCATCCGCTCCTGCCTGAAAAGCATGGACAATGTCTTTCTCGAGATGGGATTTACTTACAAATACAATAATGTTTTCTTGAAATTCTTCCGTTTTTCTCAGCTGCGAGCAAAGCTGCAAGCCGTTGAAATAAGTCGCCCTAAGTTCAAGTAAAATAATATCTGGCTGTACACGATAAAGAAAGCCAAGTGGATCTTCCTCTTCTGTCCAAATATAGATATCCCATTTTTCCTTATCGAATGTATTATCAAGAATGACATCATTCACATCGTCACCATCTAATATGGCTATTTTGAGGCGAGAGGTCTCCGTATCCTCTTCTTGTTTCTCGTGCTGAATGAGAAAAATCGTATTCTCAAAATGGAAGCGCACTTTTTCTTTCATCCTTGTAATCATCATAGAGGCGCTTCCGTATTCAATGTGGCTCTCAATTACAGAGATTCTAGACGATGTACTGATCCCTTCCTGACTCTCAAAGTCAAGAATAAGCTTCTGGATTCGCTGCGCAACAACTACACTATCTTCTTGTGATGTAATAGGGAGAAGCAAAAGAAACGAGTACGTTTCAAAGCGGGCAATCCGGTCATAAAAGCGTAAGGACCGTGCTATTCGCTCAAAAAGTGTCGAGAACGTATAACCTGTGAATGCTGCACCCCTACTCTTAAGCAATCCTTCCCAGTTCCCAAATTCAATGTAAAGTAAAGAAAAGCTCATCCCTGGATTACGGGAAAAGCGACTCCACTCTTCCTCAATTTTTTTTCTTATTTTATATTGCTGGGCAGTCACATCATGAAAAAAAGTATTTTGATTTGCCATCATTTCGATTTGACGTTTTCTCTGTTTTAAAGAGTACCCTATTTTCATTTGAAGCATTGAGAAAGAAAATGGTAGAAGAAAAATATCATCTGCCCCAGCTTCATACATTTTTTTATGATAGGACTCTGCCTTATGATGAGCCATACAAAGAATAGGTAACAAATCATGCAATTGATTTGAGCGTAACTGTTGGATAATATCCAGACTTTCAGGCGCCTGCTCTTGAACGTAAAGCAATAATAAATCAAATTCTTCGTTCATAACCGTTTCTATTATCTTCTCATACGTACAGATGGTTACTTCATACTCCTCTAGCTGGCTAAATTGCTCTCGTATCCATCCCGTTATAACAAAATCAAAAGAAACTAAAAGAATTTTTTTCTTCTCCATAAACGCTTGCTTTACGATTGGGTCATATTCGTTATCCATCAATTGTTTCATAACAATACAGACCGTATCGAAAAATAGCAGGTGTTCTTGTTTATGCAACGAAAAAGTAAAGGCATTCCTTTTTATTTTTTTTATTAAAAAGGTTGATGTCTTACATATTTCTTTCCACTGAAACAATGCAGCTGTATCACGAATTTGTTGCAGCACAAAAAACATCTGTTCCCAATAGCTTGATTCCTCGATAATTTTCCGGTTTTTTGCCCCTCTGGCATATAAATTAACGAGGGCTTTATAGAAATCATTTTTTAATTTCCCGTCTATCCCACCTATTTCTTCACGTACCTCTTCATTCTTTTTCACACAAATTCATCCCTCTCTTCGAAAATCATGAGGAATCTCATCATATCTTTTTGGTCACCTTAAGGTGAAAATATTACTATTATTTAAGACTTATTAACATATATAATACTATTTTCTACTGAACAAATTCTAAACATTATTGTATTATTTCAGTTCATCAGGATACAAAAGTAATTTTTTCTTAACAAAAAAAAGCCAGATACGGCAATAGCCGATCTGGCATGATGTAATCCAGAGTTATGACAAAGACATAACAGAAGAAGATAAGCTGGTAAGCAAGCTCGCAAGCGAAGGAGAATCGGTGATGATATGCGGTTCATACCCTGCCTGGCGAATCGCTTCCGCTGTTTTGGGTCCCATACAAACAAGTTCCGCAGAGCCAAGAATCGAGGAGACATCCAGCTCTGCTTCCGCTAAAGCATGGATCAATACAGAAACAGATGCCGCACTTGGGAAAACAATGGTGTCGCGCGGTTCTTCTACAAGCACCCGCTCCATCATTCGGTTATATTCCGTGTGCGGCTGCTTTTCATACAGGGCAAGTGTATCATACGTAGACGTCAGATTCTTTTCCTGCTCCTCACTACCACCAAGTAGAAGTCCCTTGCCCGGCAATAGCCCGGTAAGGATCGAAGATAGTAAACCATGCTCAGCTAACCGAGCCTGTGTACGAGTCGATAAAGCGTACAAATCAGCCCGTAGATCACGTATGTCGAGCCCAAGGTCCTGATAAGCACGGAAAAAGAAGCCAACACTTTCCGGTGAGGTAAATAAAAGCGCATCATCATTCACGCTATTTCGGATTCGTTCCTGCTTTGCCGCATCCATAGCCGGGCAAAGTGTATAGCGTGGATACTCGACAACGTCCGCTCCCTGTTCGAGCAGCGCCTCTGCCATCGTTCCGACTTCTCCACCCGTACGAGCCAATAGAATACGACGGCCAAACAGCGGCTTTTTCTCAAACCAGGCAATCGTCTCTCGCATCTCCACGATGGAGCCGACCAAGGTCAGCGCTGGATTCATAAGTTGTGCCCTGTCCACTTCCTGTACGATCGTGGCAAGTGTTCCCGTTACCGTACGCTGGCGGCCAAACGTCCCCCACCCGATTAAGGCAACAGGCGTATCGGCACTGCGTCCATGCTGAATCAGATTTGCACAAATGTGCGGCAAATTCGAAACGCCCATATAGAACGCGATCGTATCAATTCCGCTAGCGAGCGAAGCCCAATTAATCGACGGCTTTCCATCTTCGCCTTTTGTATGCCCGGTCACAATTGCAAAGGACGTTCCATATTCCCGATGCGTCACCGGAATACCCGCATATAATGGTGCAGCAATGCCAGATGTAATGCCCGGTACAATCTCAAACGGAATATGATGAGCTGCAAGCTCGGCGGCTTCCTCTCCTACCCGACCAAATACACCAGGGTCACCGCCTTTAAGCCGCGCTACACACTTACCTTCCTGCGCCTTGCGGACGAGTAATTCATTAATCGCTTCCTGACGCAACGTATGTTGTTTCGGGAGTTTTCCACAGTAGATAAACTCCGCATTCGGGTTAGCAAATCGCAGTAGGCGCGGGTTCGCCAGCCGATCATATACGATGACGTCTGCCCGCTCCAGGCACTCTCGCCCCCGAACCGTAATCAGCTTCTCATCCCCCGGTCCAGCACCAATTAAATAGACGATTCCTGCCATTACATTCGTCCCCTTCCTGCTGTGTTCCGGTACTCAAGGCAAGCTGCCACCCAATTCTGAGCCAAGTCTGGCTGCGACCCAAAGTGAAGATGCGTATAACCTGCTACCAGGTTATGGAGCACAACACCCTCGGACTTCGAGCCGAATCGTCCTTGTGACGTGTAGGCATGCGGCAGTTCTGCTTCCGCTTCGAATACGGAGTAATGAAACTCGTGTCCGCGTGCAACTGCCCCATCTGGTAGGAGGAAATTGCCCGGCAATCCAGTTACTTCCCGGTACCCAAGCGCTGCCCGCTTCGTTTGCATGCGTGCCTTTCCCGGTACAAGACCGATCATCGCGTATGACTCACCCGATGTCGTAATGATTTCGTCTGTCAAATACATGAATCCACCGCATTCAGCAAAGGCAGGCATTCCTCCTTCGATTGCCTGTCGAATCGACATGCGACTATGAGTAGCTTCTGCAAGCTGCGGCGCGAATTCTTCCGGGAAACCACCGCCGATATACAGCCCATCTACCCCATCTGGTACTGGCTCATTGGCAAGTGGGCTGAAATATACACATTCCGCTCCAGCCTGCGTGAGCAGCTCCAGATTTTCTGGATAATAGAAGTTAAAGGCAACATCTCGTGCCACTGCGATGCGAACTTTCGCGCCATGCGGCTGTGCAACTTCCGATTCTTCTACCATTTCAGTTGTTTCTGCCAGCTCAAGTAAGCGATCCAGATCGATATTTTGTTCAATCAATTCGCCTGCTTTGGCAAACAGCGCATCCAGTTCACCACGTTCGACAGCCGGAAGCAGACCGAGATGGCGTTCTGGAATCCGAATTTCATTCGTTCGGACGATCGTGCCAAGCAGTGGGATGCCACATTCTTGCTCTACCGCCTGCTGAATGATCTTGCCATGTCCGGCACTTCCAGCGTGATTGGCAATAATCCCGACAATTCGAACGGAAGGATTCAGAAGCTGGAAGCCCTTCACGACCGCTGCCGCGCTCCGTGCCATGCTGTGAACATTCACTACAAGCACAACCGGCGTATCAGTCAACAGACTAATCTCTGCTGTACTCCCGGTGTCTTCTGTCGGACTTTTGCCGTCATACAGTCCCATTACGCCTTCAATAATTGAAATATCTGCGTCATGGCTGGCGCGAGCAAGTACGGAACGAACCGTATCTGAAGACAGCATCCAGCTGTCCAGATTGCGAGATGGGCGTCCGGTAATCGCTGCATGGTAGGCAGGATCAATATAATCCGGCCCGCATTTGAAGCCCTGTACAGTCAGGCCCCGGCGCTGAAATGCAGCCATCAAGCCAATCGTAATGGTCGTCTTTCCTGCTCCACTGCCCGTTCCAGCGATAATGATTCGTTTATTTCCCACAGCCAATCCTCCTTACTGCCCGAGCACGCCAACGGAAATGGTAGCGTTGCCCGATTTTTTCTTCGTAAGGGCAAGTGTCTGGCATCCGCTGTACCGTTTGCAGGCCGGTTCACTGACACCGTATGCTCCCGTATATTTGTACACAGTATCGGACGGCTCGGTAATATCCATTTCATTCAATTGTTCCGGCGTGTAGTACACGAACTCCCAGCCGTACTTACTGCATACATCAAGCAGACCTTGTTCATCTTTTTTCAACTCAATGGTGCAGAGCGCCTTGACACTATGAATCGAAAACTTCAGTTCTTCGAGCGTTTCCATAATCACCTGCTCGATTTCTTCTGCTGATGTCCCCCGATTGCATCCCATTCCGAGTACAATGCTTTTCGGACGATAGACCACACCGTTCGCCGTCAGTGCTTTTTCTTCTGACGACAATAGACGATGTGTAATCAGAAGTGACGCATCTGGCTGATTTGCAAGAGCATCTGCCATTGTCGGGTATACACGAAGTGAAGGCGGCATCGGTGTATCGTGCATCCACCAATCCGTCTCTCCCGACTCCTGTACAATGGCGACGTGTTCCTCATTAACAACTGAGGCACTGACCGGGGTCAGTTTCTTCTCAGATTCAGGGTCCCATGTCCAGCCAAAACGGCGGCCAAACAGATCGACCGGAATGGTTTTTTGTACGTCCGAGGCAGTTGTAATAACTGGCTTGGCCCCGATCAGTGCCGCCACTTCACGCGTCAGCTCATTCGCGCCACCCAGATGACCCGATAGCATACTAATCGCATGCTCACCCCGGTCATCAATGACAACAACACCTGGATCGGTTTTTTTATCCTTCAAAACAGGTGCGATCATCCGTACAACCGCACCGAGCGAGATGAATAAAATCAGCCCGTCATAGGCCGGAAAAAGCGCCGGGAAAAGGAGACGTACTGATCCTGCGAACAACTGAATCCCACGTGAATCTTCATCCCCACGCGCAAATTTGCTCATGTAGTACAGATCTGCATCGGGAAACGTATGCAGCAGGCGACGGGCCATTTCGACACCATGCTTTGTAATCGCCACTATGGCATAGCGACCGTGCTGCGTAATCGCGGGTACTACCCCTTCCGTTAATTCGATTAGCTGCGGATCGCTCATTATGACGGAATCCCCCGGCGAAAACGATGTGTGAATTCTTTGTCATACAGCTTCGAACGGAAGCGATCTTCAGCCGTAATATTCGGATCAAGTGCCCAGCCCGCAAGAATCATGGCCTGGGAACGGATGCCGTTCGCTCTCATATCGTCGTCGAGTGTCTCCAGTGTAGAGTGGATGATTTTTTGATCCGGCCAGCTTGCACGGTACACGACGGCAACTGGTGTGTCCGGTGTCCAGCCCGCTTCGAGGAACTCCCCGACTACTTTTTTGATTAATGTCGCACTCAAGAATAACGCAATCGTACAATGATGAGACGCAAGATCTTGCAGTTTTTCCCGCTCTGGCACTGGTGTCCGTCCTTCTGCTCGTGTCAGGATCAGCGTTTGGGTTAACTCTGGTACGGTCAGTTCTGCGCCTACTGCTGCCGCTGCCGCAAATACAGAGCTGACACCTGGTACGATTTCATAGTCTACGCCGTTCTTCTTCA includes the following:
- a CDS encoding HEAT repeat domain-containing protein codes for the protein MLTWVPSDFLIRLLWLSFVSLFLLIIVIFGYLFFQKAMTIRKERKKEEWKRKIFPLVIQYLKGREKNIYRLFSPDMKWKNEIVEDVLYEIADTLQEEEYVRLHVLLKNAGIEQNILLSIQSKKPMIACRAMRRAGKFRMKHAASHIKSNLHHSSFDVWTTAIQALALLGEFDIVFQFLIRYHKEYPYFFAIRLFDMLKHASEQDLVAIKEQVPSLYPDLQGMFIDIIGYQKYDRYLPDIESFFESQYEFLRVKALKAAAQIGITIHHKQVIWFLQEGSVPEKLAALQIVRSNGSCINYELLEALAADKDWWVRLRALETLLSFGAEGIRRVKVISERHPDRFAREMAGTILEKMDRREKPQLEYFA
- the cobM gene encoding precorrin-4 C(11)-methyltransferase; protein product: MKVYIIGAGPGDPDLITVKGLKLLQAADVVLWADSLVNEELVAKAKPGAEVIKTAGMTLEEMVEIMTERTKEGKSVVRVHTGDPAVYGAILEQMVLLKKNGVDYEIVPGVSSVFAAAAAVGAELTVPELTQTLILTRAEGRTPVPEREKLQDLASHHCTIALFLSATLIKKVVGEFLEAGWTPDTPVAVVYRASWPDQKIIHSTLETLDDDMRANGIRSQAMILAGWALDPNITAEDRFRSKLYDKEFTHRFRRGIPS
- a CDS encoding response regulator, translated to MKKNEEVREEIGGIDGKLKNDFYKALVNLYARGAKNRKIIEESSYWEQMFFVLQQIRDTAALFQWKEICKTSTFLIKKIKRNAFTFSLHKQEHLLFFDTVCIVMKQLMDNEYDPIVKQAFMEKKKILLVSFDFVITGWIREQFSQLEEYEVTICTYEKIIETVMNEEFDLLLLYVQEQAPESLDIIQQLRSNQLHDLLPILCMAHHKAESYHKKMYEAGADDIFLLPFSFSMLQMKIGYSLKQRKRQIEMMANQNTFFHDVTAQQYKIRKKIEEEWSRFSRNPGMSFSLLYIEFGNWEGLLKSRGAAFTGYTFSTLFERIARSLRFYDRIARFETYSFLLLLPITSQEDSVVVAQRIQKLILDFESQEGISTSSRISVIESHIEYGSASMMITRMKEKVRFHFENTIFLIQHEKQEEDTETSRLKIAILDGDDVNDVILDNTFDKEKWDIYIWTEEEDPLGFLYRVQPDIILLELRATYFNGLQLCSQLRKTEEFQENIIVFVSKSHLEKDIVHAFQAGADEYIRKPYFVKEVEARLRRHIEVRQKKGQLHADMGTV
- a CDS encoding cobalt-precorrin 5A hydrolase, which encodes MSDPQLIELTEGVVPAITQHGRYAIVAITKHGVEMARRLLHTFPDADLYYMSKFARGDEDSRGIQLFAGSVRLLFPALFPAYDGLILFISLGAVVRMIAPVLKDKKTDPGVVVIDDRGEHAISMLSGHLGGANELTREVAALIGAKPVITTASDVQKTIPVDLFGRRFGWTWDPESEKKLTPVSASVVNEEHVAIVQESGETDWWMHDTPMPPSLRVYPTMADALANQPDASLLITHRLLSSEEKALTANGVVYRPKSIVLGMGCNRGTSAEEIEQVIMETLEELKFSIHSVKALCTIELKKDEQGLLDVCSKYGWEFVYYTPEQLNEMDITEPSDTVYKYTGAYGVSEPACKRYSGCQTLALTKKKSGNATISVGVLGQ
- the cobA gene encoding uroporphyrinogen-III C-methyltransferase; this encodes MAGIVYLIGAGPGDEKLITVRGRECLERADVIVYDRLANPRLLRFANPNAEFIYCGKLPKQHTLRQEAINELLVRKAQEGKCVARLKGGDPGVFGRVGEEAAELAAHHIPFEIVPGITSGIAAPLYAGIPVTHREYGTSFAIVTGHTKGEDGKPSINWASLASGIDTIAFYMGVSNLPHICANLIQHGRSADTPVALIGWGTFGRQRTVTGTLATIVQEVDRAQLMNPALTLVGSIVEMRETIAWFEKKPLFGRRILLARTGGEVGTMAEALLEQGADVVEYPRYTLCPAMDAAKQERIRNSVNDDALLFTSPESVGFFFRAYQDLGLDIRDLRADLYALSTRTQARLAEHGLLSSILTGLLPGKGLLLGGSEEQEKNLTSTYDTLALYEKQPHTEYNRMMERVLVEEPRDTIVFPSAASVSVLIHALAEAELDVSSILGSAELVCMGPKTAEAIRQAGYEPHIITDSPSLASLLTSLSSSVMSLS
- a CDS encoding cobyrinate a,c-diamide synthase; the encoded protein is MGNKRIIIAGTGSGAGKTTITIGLMAAFQRRGLTVQGFKCGPDYIDPAYHAAITGRPSRNLDSWMLSSDTVRSVLARASHDADISIIEGVMGLYDGKSPTEDTGSTAEISLLTDTPVVLVVNVHSMARSAAAVVKGFQLLNPSVRIVGIIANHAGSAGHGKIIQQAVEQECGIPLLGTIVRTNEIRIPERHLGLLPAVERGELDALFAKAGELIEQNIDLDRLLELAETTEMVEESEVAQPHGAKVRIAVARDVAFNFYYPENLELLTQAGAECVYFSPLANEPVPDGVDGLYIGGGFPEEFAPQLAEATHSRMSIRQAIEGGMPAFAECGGFMYLTDEIITTSGESYAMIGLVPGKARMQTKRAALGYREVTGLPGNFLLPDGAVARGHEFHYSVFEAEAELPHAYTSQGRFGSKSEGVVLHNLVAGYTHLHFGSQPDLAQNWVAACLEYRNTAGRGRM